In a single window of the Rhizobium tropici CIAT 899 genome:
- a CDS encoding aldehyde dehydrogenase family protein, which produces MQYDNALRFFIDGQWLMASGAGRMDVINPATEHPFMQIAIGTTEDADLAVRAAFEAFPAFSQTSKSERLELLRNVLRCYNDRYEDIAHAVSTELGAPLKFSREAQAWAGQIHLESTIAALEAFSFDEHSGSSMVTWEPIGVCALITPWNWPLNQIVCKVAPALAAGCTVVLKPSELAPLSAMIFAEVIEKAGVPRGVFNLINGTGPVVGQYLAGHAKVDMVSFTGSTRAGIIVAKTAAETVKRVAQELGGKSANIVLADADLEDAVIKGVEACFSNSGQSCDAPTRLLVPAERHAEALEIARRAAAATRVGDPLSENTDMGPVISQQQFDKIQGLIGVGIEEGAILVAGGLGKPEGLDVGYYAKPTIFGGVTPEMTIAREEIFGPVLSIMPYDTEADAVRIANDSIYGLAAYVQAGNLERARAVARKLRAGAVYVNYAPWDTHAPFGGYKQSGNGREYSHWGIRDFMEVKGIVGWGT; this is translated from the coding sequence TATCGACGGACAGTGGCTCATGGCGAGCGGCGCTGGCCGAATGGACGTGATCAATCCCGCAACCGAGCATCCGTTCATGCAGATCGCGATCGGCACCACCGAAGATGCCGACTTGGCCGTGCGGGCGGCCTTCGAGGCCTTCCCAGCTTTCTCGCAAACGAGCAAGAGCGAAAGGCTGGAACTCCTGCGCAATGTTCTACGATGCTACAATGATCGCTACGAAGATATCGCGCATGCCGTCAGCACGGAACTCGGCGCGCCGTTGAAATTTTCGCGCGAGGCACAGGCCTGGGCGGGGCAGATCCATTTGGAGTCAACAATTGCGGCTCTGGAAGCGTTCAGCTTCGACGAGCACAGCGGAAGTTCGATGGTCACCTGGGAACCGATTGGCGTTTGCGCGCTCATCACGCCATGGAATTGGCCCCTGAACCAAATCGTCTGCAAGGTAGCGCCGGCTCTCGCGGCGGGCTGCACGGTCGTGCTGAAGCCGTCCGAATTGGCGCCTCTCAGCGCGATGATCTTCGCGGAAGTGATTGAAAAAGCTGGAGTACCCAGGGGCGTGTTCAACCTGATCAACGGTACAGGCCCTGTGGTCGGACAATATCTCGCCGGTCATGCCAAGGTCGACATGGTGTCCTTCACGGGATCGACCCGCGCGGGCATTATTGTGGCTAAGACGGCTGCGGAGACGGTCAAGCGGGTGGCTCAGGAACTGGGCGGAAAGTCGGCCAATATCGTGTTGGCTGACGCTGACCTCGAGGATGCGGTCATCAAGGGCGTCGAAGCGTGTTTCAGCAATTCTGGCCAATCCTGCGATGCGCCAACACGCCTACTGGTCCCCGCAGAGCGCCATGCCGAGGCGCTTGAGATCGCGAGACGGGCCGCGGCCGCCACTCGCGTCGGCGATCCCCTTTCTGAAAATACCGACATGGGGCCGGTGATTAGCCAGCAGCAATTCGACAAGATTCAGGGGCTGATTGGTGTGGGTATCGAAGAAGGCGCTATACTGGTTGCAGGCGGGCTGGGCAAGCCTGAAGGGCTGGACGTCGGCTATTACGCAAAGCCTACGATCTTTGGCGGTGTTACGCCGGAGATGACGATTGCCCGAGAGGAAATCTTTGGCCCTGTCCTCTCCATCATGCCCTATGACACGGAGGCGGACGCAGTACGGATCGCAAACGACTCGATCTATGGTTTGGCCGCTTACGTACAGGCCGGCAATCTGGAACGGGCCAGAGCGGTCGCGCGGAAATTGCGGGCCGGGGCAGTTTACGTTAACTACGCACCGTGGGATACACATGCGCCGTTCGGTGGTTACAAACAATCCGGGAATGGCCGCGAATATAGCCATTGGGGAATTCGCGATTTTATGGAGGTCAAGGGAATAGTAGGCTGGGGGACGTGA
- a CDS encoding helix-turn-helix domain-containing protein codes for MYVETTFHDAVEQETSLPGWRQEYRQVSTGGYDGRTAAILLPGVEILRETISVGTEQVFSAPEGSVIFYYYPKLDESELARGERALGVSGFALNWTNRIGFMDAGSDLLMLVLRRSAICDEERSSKAQLVEAPLEHAAFLADWLLSLLGAASQQSYPYAREDVDELLADLITDRFELLFQTSIFCEIPQIAKAEKIYKKIRDRILDAPDRPHTVRSLSRELGVSAFELRASCQSFSQIPLDKILTLLRLNGARRDLLQARCAPRKVSDIAMDWGFFHWSRFALRYRSLFGETPSETLKS; via the coding sequence GTGTATGTTGAGACCACCTTCCATGACGCGGTGGAGCAAGAAACATCCTTGCCAGGCTGGCGGCAAGAGTACCGACAGGTATCCACAGGCGGCTATGACGGTCGAACGGCAGCCATTCTGCTCCCCGGTGTGGAGATTTTGCGCGAAACCATCAGTGTCGGAACGGAACAAGTGTTCTCCGCGCCCGAAGGAAGCGTGATCTTCTATTACTACCCGAAACTCGACGAAAGCGAGTTGGCCCGCGGCGAAAGAGCACTCGGCGTTTCGGGCTTCGCGCTAAATTGGACCAATCGCATCGGCTTCATGGATGCCGGTAGCGATTTGCTGATGCTAGTCCTCAGGCGCAGTGCCATATGCGATGAAGAGCGCAGTAGCAAAGCGCAGCTCGTCGAAGCTCCATTGGAACATGCGGCATTTCTCGCAGATTGGCTGTTGTCGCTCCTTGGAGCTGCGAGCCAGCAATCCTATCCTTACGCAAGGGAAGACGTCGATGAGCTGCTCGCGGACCTAATTACGGATCGTTTCGAGCTTCTTTTCCAGACAAGTATCTTTTGCGAAATACCGCAAATAGCTAAGGCCGAAAAAATCTATAAGAAAATCCGCGATAGGATTTTAGATGCGCCGGACAGGCCGCATACGGTAAGATCGCTATCGCGTGAACTCGGTGTATCGGCCTTCGAACTCAGGGCTTCCTGTCAGAGCTTCTCCCAGATACCCCTTGATAAAATTCTGACTTTGCTTCGACTTAATGGGGCGCGTCGCGACTTGCTGCAAGCCCGTTGCGCGCCGCGGAAGGTTTCGGACATCGCCATGGATTGGGGCTTCTTTCACTGGAGCCGCTTTGCCCTTCGCTATCGATCGCTTTTCGGCGAGACGCCGTCTGAAACGTTGAAGAGTTAG
- a CDS encoding amidase, which produces MSDLELCYLSATDALAAFRKGSLSPVELLNAQLARIAEVGSDINAFSFLYADEAIAAAREAERRYRSGGTLRPLEGIPVAIKDESLIAGKVTTFGSLIFKEEVASVTSPVNEHLIDAGAVILGRTTTPEFSCAGFTHSRLWGVTRNPWNREFTTGGSSGGSAAALAAGFTTLASGSDIGGSIRIPASACGLVGYKPPYGRNADLAPFGFDFYNHPGPLARSVADCILMQNVMSGPHPLDVASLRPKIEIANQPADMKSKRIAYSIDLGFKQVSEDVRKNTLDAIDRLRDMGAEVVEVDLGWTLSAEVAARDYLASIFGTWVAQYLDTHGDELSGYTRAFAQSARAKGMKEYLRSLELAGEMYGTFGPMMEKFDAFICPTLAVPAVSADFEPSDGLQINGQHVEPMLGWLMTHPFNTLSRCPVVSVPSGCAPSGIPTGIQIVGKTYCDQDVLSIALAYEVEIGTWYGSDERRPVLG; this is translated from the coding sequence ATGAGTGATTTGGAACTCTGCTATTTGTCTGCCACCGACGCGCTCGCTGCGTTTCGGAAGGGAAGCTTGTCGCCGGTCGAGCTTCTGAACGCGCAATTGGCACGCATTGCTGAGGTTGGCTCCGACATCAACGCATTCTCATTCCTCTATGCGGACGAGGCAATCGCCGCCGCAAGAGAGGCTGAGCGGCGGTATCGCAGCGGTGGAACGTTGCGGCCACTAGAGGGCATTCCCGTAGCCATCAAGGATGAGAGCCTGATTGCGGGTAAGGTCACGACATTTGGTTCGTTGATCTTCAAAGAGGAAGTCGCGTCTGTAACATCGCCAGTGAACGAGCATCTGATCGATGCCGGGGCGGTTATCCTGGGCCGAACCACAACGCCTGAATTTTCATGCGCCGGCTTTACCCATTCGCGCCTATGGGGCGTTACACGAAATCCCTGGAACCGAGAATTCACCACCGGCGGCTCCTCCGGCGGTTCCGCAGCGGCCCTGGCAGCGGGTTTCACGACGCTCGCTTCCGGATCAGACATCGGCGGATCTATTCGCATTCCTGCGTCGGCTTGTGGACTGGTGGGCTATAAGCCACCATACGGACGAAACGCCGATCTCGCTCCGTTTGGCTTCGATTTTTACAACCATCCCGGTCCACTTGCTCGCAGCGTTGCCGACTGCATCCTGATGCAAAACGTCATGAGTGGGCCTCACCCCCTCGATGTCGCCTCCCTGCGGCCTAAAATCGAAATAGCGAACCAACCTGCAGACATGAAATCGAAGCGGATCGCCTACTCTATCGATCTCGGTTTCAAACAGGTGAGCGAGGATGTGCGCAAGAATACCCTGGATGCAATTGACCGTCTCAGGGACATGGGCGCCGAAGTGGTCGAGGTCGACCTTGGCTGGACGCTCAGCGCGGAAGTCGCTGCGCGAGACTATCTCGCCTCGATCTTTGGGACATGGGTCGCGCAATATCTTGACACGCATGGCGACGAGCTGAGTGGCTATACTCGCGCCTTCGCTCAAAGTGCCCGTGCCAAGGGAATGAAAGAGTACCTCAGATCTCTCGAGCTTGCCGGTGAGATGTATGGAACTTTTGGCCCGATGATGGAGAAATTTGACGCCTTCATTTGCCCAACCTTGGCGGTTCCGGCCGTCAGTGCGGATTTCGAGCCTTCGGACGGACTTCAGATCAACGGGCAGCACGTCGAGCCGATGCTCGGCTGGTTGATGACTCATCCCTTCAACACGCTCAGCCGTTGCCCGGTCGTCAGCGTGCCCTCAGGGTGCGCTCCAAGCGGAATCCCGACCGGAATTCAAATCGTTGGCAAGACCTATTGCGATCAGGACGTATTGAGCATCGCGCTTGCCTACGAAGTCGAAATCGGAACATGGTACGGAAGCGACGAGCGACGTCCGGTGTTGGGCTAA
- the ggt gene encoding gamma-glutamyltransferase, whose amino-acid sequence MRDFQLPGRSAAMAMNGMAATHNPHATRVAIEVLRSGGAAIDAAVAAAAVLAVVEPQQTGIGGDCFVLFTNNATGEVIGYNGSGRTPHALPTSGLAPEGATQIEDSSPHSVTVPGAIDAWTRLVADHGRKEIAELLAPAISFARNGFPVHPRVARDWSAEAARLRRDPNAVRVFLPRGRPMRAGEVFRNPGLAEALSLIAAKGRDGFYKGPVAKEIVDYLRSLGGYHTEEDFAIAEGEYVTPVCSTYRGIEVCQIPPNNQGITALLMLNILEGYGLSALEPLGAERLHLEVEAGRLAYRDRDAFVCDTRHAAFPLEEILSKDYAARLREEISPQRIATHLPPPLMRKSDTVYLTVVDRDRNCVSFINSVYSGFGSTRVTPTYGITLQNRGMGFSLDPNHPNAVGPGKRPLHTIMPGMALKDGRPWLVYGVMGGDYQPFGHTHVLTGVTDFGLDPQEAIDQPRIFHSMDKTVVEHSVPQKTIELLRKMGHSIVEATEPHGGGQMIMIDWDEGVLIGGSDGRMDGCALGY is encoded by the coding sequence ATGCGTGACTTTCAACTGCCCGGGCGATCTGCCGCCATGGCGATGAACGGTATGGCCGCGACGCATAATCCGCACGCGACACGCGTTGCCATCGAGGTCTTGCGCAGCGGGGGAGCCGCCATCGATGCTGCTGTCGCCGCCGCAGCCGTACTCGCCGTTGTAGAGCCGCAACAAACGGGCATAGGTGGAGACTGCTTCGTTCTTTTTACTAACAACGCCACCGGCGAGGTGATCGGTTATAACGGTTCCGGTCGAACGCCACATGCCCTACCAACCAGCGGACTTGCCCCGGAAGGCGCGACCCAGATAGAGGATTCGAGTCCTCATTCCGTCACTGTTCCGGGCGCCATTGATGCGTGGACGCGGCTTGTGGCCGATCATGGCCGCAAGGAGATCGCCGAGCTTCTGGCACCCGCCATCAGCTTCGCGCGCAACGGATTTCCTGTCCATCCCAGGGTGGCCCGCGATTGGAGTGCGGAAGCGGCACGGCTGCGGCGCGATCCCAATGCAGTCAGGGTTTTCCTACCAAGAGGACGGCCCATGCGTGCTGGCGAGGTGTTTCGCAATCCGGGCCTAGCCGAAGCACTGAGCCTGATTGCCGCCAAGGGCCGGGATGGGTTCTACAAGGGACCGGTGGCTAAGGAGATCGTCGACTATCTGCGTAGCCTAGGCGGCTATCACACCGAGGAAGATTTCGCGATTGCCGAAGGCGAATATGTCACGCCCGTGTGCAGCACTTATCGTGGCATTGAAGTCTGCCAGATCCCGCCCAATAATCAGGGTATCACCGCGTTGTTGATGCTGAATATCCTGGAAGGTTACGGCCTTTCGGCATTGGAACCGCTCGGCGCGGAACGGCTGCATCTCGAGGTCGAGGCCGGCAGGCTGGCCTATCGCGATCGCGATGCTTTTGTCTGCGACACGCGTCACGCCGCCTTCCCGCTGGAAGAGATCCTGTCCAAGGACTATGCGGCACGACTGCGGGAGGAGATCAGCCCGCAGCGGATTGCAACCCACCTGCCGCCACCCTTGATGCGCAAATCCGACACGGTTTACCTGACTGTTGTCGACCGGGACCGCAACTGCGTAAGCTTCATCAATTCGGTCTACTCGGGGTTCGGTTCGACGCGAGTTACCCCGACGTATGGTATCACGCTGCAGAACCGCGGGATGGGATTTTCGCTCGACCCCAACCATCCCAATGCCGTCGGACCTGGCAAGCGGCCGCTCCACACCATAATGCCTGGTATGGCCCTCAAAGATGGCCGACCCTGGCTGGTCTACGGTGTGATGGGCGGCGACTACCAGCCCTTCGGCCACACGCACGTGCTCACGGGGGTGACTGATTTCGGGCTCGATCCGCAGGAGGCGATCGATCAGCCTCGGATCTTCCACAGCATGGATAAGACCGTCGTCGAGCACAGCGTTCCACAGAAAACGATCGAGCTGTTGCGAAAGATGGGTCACAGCATCGTCGAGGCGACGGAGCCACATGGCGGGGGACAGATGATTATGATTGATTGGGATGAAGGCGTTCTCATAGGCGGATCGGATGGCCGCATGGATGGCTGCGCCCTGGGTTACTAG
- a CDS encoding amino acid ABC transporter ATP-binding protein, whose amino-acid sequence MTNKGATKSTPIVTVRGVEKRYGNLQVLKGIDLDVYKGEVIVVVGSSGSGKTTFIRCINHLEKIQGGRIEVNGRLIGYRESKRGLVEDTESNIARQRCEIGMVFQLFHLFPHLTALENIIEAPIHVRKISRDDAIETARVLLARVGLKEKENSYPSQLSGGQQQRVAIARALAMRPSIMLFDEPTSALDPEMIGEVLDVMKELAREGMTMIVVSHEMGFAREVANRVIMMHEGRIIEDAPPETFFTAPKHERTAAFLSRVIGKRDH is encoded by the coding sequence ATGACGAATAAAGGTGCAACTAAATCGACGCCAATTGTCACCGTACGCGGTGTCGAAAAGCGCTACGGCAATCTTCAAGTCCTGAAAGGAATTGATCTCGACGTCTACAAGGGTGAAGTTATCGTTGTGGTGGGATCGTCGGGTTCCGGCAAGACCACGTTCATCCGCTGCATAAACCATCTGGAGAAAATCCAAGGTGGGCGCATCGAGGTCAACGGTCGCCTGATCGGCTACCGGGAGAGCAAGAGAGGATTGGTTGAAGACACGGAGAGCAACATTGCTCGCCAGCGCTGTGAAATCGGCATGGTCTTCCAGTTGTTCCATCTCTTTCCTCATCTGACGGCGCTTGAAAACATTATCGAGGCGCCGATCCATGTACGAAAAATCTCGCGCGACGATGCGATCGAGACGGCGCGAGTCCTGCTTGCGCGCGTCGGGCTCAAGGAGAAGGAAAACTCCTACCCTTCGCAACTGTCCGGCGGTCAGCAGCAACGGGTCGCCATTGCCCGCGCCTTGGCAATGCGCCCGTCCATCATGCTTTTTGACGAGCCGACGAGCGCGCTCGATCCGGAAATGATAGGCGAAGTGCTTGATGTCATGAAGGAACTCGCACGTGAAGGCATGACCATGATCGTCGTCAGCCACGAGATGGGATTTGCGAGGGAGGTCGCAAATCGCGTCATCATGATGCATGAGGGGCGCATCATCGAGGATGCGCCACCAGAGACGTTCTTCACAGCGCCCAAGCACGAGCGGACCGCAGCCTTTTTGTCACGCGTCATCGGCAAACGGGATCATTGA
- a CDS encoding amino acid ABC transporter permease, with the protein MNFDLSIFWEYLLRPSTVYLHGLWLTLSISVIAQALGTILGLFIALSGISKYRSLNLPARFFVWAFRGTPLLVQIVFVYTGMAAAGIFRFEDLDLGLFVLPGNIQAGVLALTLNEAAYMAEIIRAGIGSVGVGQTEASKSLGMTYPLYMRRIILPQAARVVIPPLGNEFNAMLKNTTLLSVIGVPELLLATQMVTTVTFRVFELYLVVACYFLTLTTLWGFVQAYIERRFGEPAARETNTQSFSAYRRIFGFGEAREPR; encoded by the coding sequence ATGAATTTCGACCTGAGCATTTTCTGGGAATATCTGCTGAGGCCGAGCACCGTGTACCTGCACGGTCTCTGGCTGACCTTGAGCATCAGCGTGATCGCTCAAGCTTTGGGTACTATCCTGGGCCTATTCATCGCACTCTCCGGCATCTCCAAATATCGCTCGCTGAATTTACCTGCACGATTTTTCGTGTGGGCATTTCGCGGGACGCCATTGCTGGTGCAGATCGTCTTCGTTTATACCGGCATGGCGGCGGCGGGAATCTTCCGCTTTGAGGACCTCGATCTCGGTCTTTTTGTCCTTCCAGGCAATATTCAGGCTGGCGTTCTTGCCCTGACCCTGAACGAGGCGGCTTACATGGCTGAAATCATTCGCGCCGGGATTGGTTCCGTTGGCGTCGGCCAGACCGAAGCCTCGAAATCGTTGGGCATGACATACCCGCTCTATATGAGGCGGATTATCCTGCCGCAGGCAGCACGCGTGGTCATCCCGCCGCTTGGCAATGAATTCAATGCAATGCTGAAAAATACCACTCTTCTGAGTGTTATCGGCGTCCCCGAACTTCTGCTCGCTACCCAAATGGTCACAACGGTAACCTTCAGGGTCTTTGAGCTTTACTTGGTCGTAGCTTGCTACTTCCTGACGCTGACGACGCTTTGGGGCTTTGTGCAGGCCTACATTGAACGGCGATTCGGTGAACCGGCTGCCAGGGAAACGAACACGCAATCTTTCTCCGCCTATCGCAGGATTTTCGGATTTGGTGAGGCTAGAGAGCCGAGATGA
- a CDS encoding ABC transporter substrate-binding protein: MTRFPLKLMSAFAIVLTAGVANAANMAPPANLTHAGKLTFCAEFGNPPLGFYDEHQVLTGFEIELGTEIAKRMGLKVEWKEVAFSAIIPALMAKQCDAILSQLFDKPERREVVDFINYMYSSQSLLVAKGNPKNIKGLDGISGLKVSVGNGTTIQSLLDAQNKLFKEAGKPEANVVVFPKDSDARQALQTAQVDAYGTTLETAAFFFQKAGQVFDIAGKPFNKIKTGMAIRKGDGEIENAIQTAFDAMRADGTYSKLLQEWELGGDAIE; the protein is encoded by the coding sequence ATGACCCGATTCCCCCTGAAACTGATGAGCGCCTTTGCCATCGTCCTCACGGCTGGTGTCGCGAACGCCGCCAATATGGCGCCGCCGGCAAATCTGACACATGCCGGAAAGCTTACCTTTTGCGCCGAGTTCGGCAATCCTCCCCTTGGCTTCTATGACGAGCACCAGGTCCTGACCGGCTTCGAGATCGAACTGGGGACCGAAATTGCCAAGCGGATGGGGCTGAAAGTCGAATGGAAAGAAGTCGCCTTCAGCGCAATCATCCCGGCTTTGATGGCCAAACAGTGTGACGCGATACTGTCGCAACTTTTCGACAAGCCGGAACGCCGTGAAGTCGTCGATTTCATCAATTACATGTATTCCAGTCAGTCGCTGCTGGTCGCCAAGGGCAATCCCAAGAACATCAAAGGTCTTGACGGGATCTCCGGTCTGAAAGTGTCTGTTGGTAACGGCACGACAATTCAGAGCCTGCTGGACGCCCAGAACAAGCTTTTCAAGGAGGCTGGCAAACCCGAAGCAAACGTGGTCGTATTCCCCAAGGACTCCGATGCGCGGCAGGCCCTCCAGACCGCGCAGGTCGATGCCTATGGAACGACACTTGAGACGGCGGCCTTCTTCTTCCAAAAGGCTGGCCAGGTGTTCGATATCGCCGGCAAGCCATTCAACAAGATAAAAACCGGCATGGCGATCCGCAAGGGGGACGGCGAGATCGAAAACGCCATTCAAACAGCGTTCGATGCTATGCGGGCAGATGGGACCTACAGCAAGCTCCTTCAAGAATGGGAACTTGGAGGCGACGCGATCGAGTAG
- a CDS encoding LysR family transcriptional regulator produces the protein MLQSIDLRTLRAFVAVAREGNVTRAAEQLNITQPAVTLQLKRLAADTGLSLFRRTSAGLKLTQEGALLAAKAEQVLATLVDFGQTAGHLATRVRGKLRIGTIIDPEFTRLGAFLKALIESGPGIETTLRHGMSGDVPEGLRRNELDAGFYLGDARDYEPSAEIAVAGAPLFHIRKLAQLTYRVVAPPSLASFVRGADWTQLSSLPWIGTPQASVHNRLLSRLFADLGVRQNIIAQVDQEMSMVAMVRTGVGLSLCRESIALHEQQAHGLVIADNVSISTTLSFICMEARVEDPIIQAALDAIGRVWV, from the coding sequence ATGTTGCAGTCGATCGACCTTAGGACATTAAGAGCATTCGTTGCAGTGGCGCGCGAGGGCAACGTCACGCGCGCCGCGGAGCAATTGAACATCACCCAGCCCGCGGTCACGCTTCAACTTAAACGCCTTGCCGCGGATACCGGGCTGTCACTGTTCCGGCGGACTTCCGCAGGCTTGAAGTTGACGCAGGAGGGCGCGCTATTGGCGGCCAAGGCGGAGCAGGTGCTTGCCACTCTGGTGGATTTTGGCCAGACAGCTGGACATCTGGCGACGCGCGTCCGAGGAAAACTACGGATCGGCACGATCATCGACCCTGAGTTCACGCGGCTAGGGGCGTTTCTAAAAGCACTGATCGAAAGCGGGCCAGGCATAGAAACCACACTACGTCACGGAATGAGCGGGGACGTGCCAGAAGGGCTGAGACGAAATGAACTCGATGCAGGTTTCTATCTCGGCGACGCGAGAGACTATGAGCCTTCGGCGGAGATTGCCGTAGCAGGCGCACCGCTTTTTCATATCCGCAAGCTAGCGCAATTGACCTATCGCGTCGTCGCTCCACCATCGCTCGCGAGTTTCGTGCGCGGCGCGGATTGGACACAGCTCTCATCTCTTCCTTGGATCGGCACACCGCAGGCCTCGGTTCATAATCGGTTGCTATCGCGCTTGTTTGCAGATCTCGGCGTCCGACAGAATATCATCGCCCAGGTGGATCAGGAGATGTCCATGGTTGCCATGGTGCGGACCGGGGTTGGATTAAGCCTTTGCCGAGAGTCGATTGCTCTTCATGAACAACAGGCACACGGACTCGTGATTGCAGACAATGTGAGTATTTCAACGACGTTAAGTTTCATCTGCATGGAGGCTCGCGTCGAAGATCCGATTATACAGGCCGCCTTGGATGCGATCGGGCGGGTCTGGGTCTAA
- a CDS encoding GMC family oxidoreductase, producing MTRSASRPSGEAFDYIVVGGGSAGCLLANRLSRDPAMRVLLLEAGRKDDYPWIHIPVGYLYCIGNPRTDWLYKTEPDAGLNGRSLRYPRGKTLGGCSSINGMIYMRGQARDFDGWATVTGDDAWSWQNCLPDFKAHEDHYRLDGGADPKTGGNSRFSDMHGHGGEWRIEKQRLKWDILESFAEAAIEAGIPRSGDFNSGDNEGVGYFEVNQRSGWRWNTSKAFLRPVRNRPNLTIWTRSHVERLILEDDGFGRKRCTGVILQRQGQRAEVRARREVILSAGAIGSPQILQLSGIGPAGLLKRHGIEVIHDLPGVGENLQDHLQIRAVFKVDNAKTLNTLANSLFGKATIGLEYALKRSGPMSMSPSQLGAFTRSDDSQAHANLEYHVQPLSLDAFGEPLHNVPAFTASVCNLNPTSVGSIRIRSDKASDAPAIAPNYLSTEEDRKIAAESLRQVRRIVSQPALAKYQPQEWKPGVKFQSDEELARLAGDIANTIFHPVGTTKMGSAVDPMAVVDSRLRVRGIEGLRVVDAGVMPKITSGNTNAPTLMIAEKAAGWIVADARA from the coding sequence ATGACGCGCAGCGCTTCTCGCCCGTCGGGCGAAGCTTTTGACTACATCGTTGTCGGCGGGGGCTCTGCCGGCTGCCTGCTTGCCAATCGCCTCAGTCGCGATCCGGCGATGCGGGTCCTGTTGCTGGAAGCCGGTCGCAAAGATGATTATCCGTGGATTCATATCCCTGTCGGTTATCTCTACTGCATCGGCAATCCACGCACCGACTGGCTGTACAAAACCGAGCCCGATGCTGGCCTGAACGGGCGGTCGCTGCGCTACCCGCGCGGCAAGACGCTTGGCGGCTGCTCTTCCATTAACGGCATGATCTATATGCGAGGCCAGGCGCGCGACTTTGACGGCTGGGCGACGGTGACGGGCGATGACGCCTGGTCCTGGCAGAATTGCCTACCTGATTTCAAGGCGCACGAGGACCACTACCGCTTGGACGGCGGCGCGGACCCGAAGACTGGTGGCAACAGCCGGTTTTCCGACATGCACGGCCATGGTGGCGAATGGCGGATCGAGAAGCAGCGGCTCAAATGGGACATTCTCGAATCCTTCGCCGAGGCCGCGATCGAGGCCGGCATTCCGCGCTCCGGCGATTTCAACAGCGGCGACAATGAGGGCGTCGGTTATTTCGAGGTCAACCAGCGCTCCGGCTGGCGCTGGAACACGTCGAAGGCTTTCCTGCGCCCTGTACGGAACCGCCCGAACCTTACGATCTGGACACGATCCCATGTCGAACGACTGATCCTGGAAGACGATGGTTTCGGCCGCAAGCGTTGCACCGGCGTCATACTCCAGCGGCAGGGGCAGCGCGCAGAGGTGCGGGCGCGCAGGGAGGTTATCCTGTCCGCCGGCGCGATCGGCTCGCCGCAAATCCTGCAACTATCAGGTATCGGCCCCGCCGGATTGCTAAAGCGCCATGGCATTGAGGTTATCCATGACCTGCCGGGCGTCGGGGAAAATCTTCAGGACCATCTTCAAATCCGTGCGGTCTTCAAGGTTGATAATGCAAAGACGCTGAACACGCTCGCCAACAGCCTGTTCGGCAAGGCGACGATTGGACTGGAATATGCTTTGAAACGCAGCGGCCCCATGAGCATGTCGCCGTCGCAACTTGGCGCCTTTACCCGGTCTGACGACAGCCAGGCCCACGCCAACCTGGAATATCACGTCCAGCCGCTCAGCCTCGACGCCTTCGGCGAACCGTTGCACAACGTACCCGCCTTCACCGCGAGCGTCTGCAATCTCAATCCGACCAGCGTCGGCAGCATACGCATTCGCTCCGACAAGGCGTCGGACGCCCCGGCGATTGCGCCAAACTATCTCAGCACGGAAGAAGATCGTAAGATCGCTGCAGAAAGCTTGCGGCAGGTGCGCAGGATCGTGTCGCAGCCGGCGCTCGCGAAATACCAGCCGCAGGAATGGAAGCCCGGCGTGAAGTTCCAGAGTGACGAGGAGCTGGCGCGGCTGGCTGGCGATATCGCCAATACCATTTTCCATCCCGTCGGGACGACGAAGATGGGCAGCGCCGTCGATCCGATGGCGGTTGTGGACAGCCGTCTCAGGGTGCGGGGTATCGAGGGCCTGCGCGTTGTCGACGCGGGCGTCATGCCGAAGATCACCAGCGGCAACACTAACGCACCGACGCTGATGATCGCCGAAAAGGCGGCCGGCTGGATCGTCGCCGACGCGCGCGCATAG